A window of the Halobacterium hubeiense genome harbors these coding sequences:
- a CDS encoding HVO_2922 family protein has translation MADATFEIYEDEVGQYRWRLVHDNGNIIADSGEGYASKQKARQGLDSVKENAPDADVEEVDE, from the coding sequence ATGGCTGACGCCACGTTCGAGATTTACGAGGACGAGGTCGGACAGTACCGCTGGCGGCTCGTCCACGACAACGGCAACATCATCGCGGACTCCGGGGAGGGGTACGCCTCGAAACAGAAGGCCCGACAGGGGCTGGACAGCGTCAAGGAGAACGCGCCGGACGCCGACGTCGAGGAAGTCGACGAGTAG
- a CDS encoding ribonuclease J produces MEIEIATIGGYEEVGRQMTAVRAGDDIVIFDMGLNLSQVLIHDNVETEKMHSLDLIDMGAIPDDRVMSDLEGDVQAIVPTHGHLDHIGAISKLAHRYDAPIVASPFTLELVKGQIEGEQKFGVDNDLVEMESGETMQIGEECELEFVHVTHSIIDAINPVLHTPEGSVVYGLDKRIDHDPVLEDPIDMERFREIGREGEGVLCYIEDCTNAGRKGRTPSESVARRHLKDAMQSMEDYDGGIVATTFSSHVSRVSSLVEFAKDIGREPILLGRSMEQYSGTAERMGRVNFPDDLGMFGHRKSVDRAFKRVMNEGKENFLPIVTGHQGEPRAMLTRMGRGETPYDIENGDKVIFSARVIPEPTNEGQRYQSEQLLRMQGARIYDDIHVSGHLREEGHYEMMQALQPQHIIPAHQDMKGFAPYVSLAESQGYKVGRDLHVTSNGNTIQLVE; encoded by the coding sequence ATGGAAATCGAAATCGCAACAATCGGCGGATACGAAGAAGTCGGTCGGCAGATGACTGCCGTCCGAGCCGGTGACGACATTGTCATTTTCGACATGGGCCTCAACCTCTCGCAGGTCCTGATTCACGACAACGTCGAGACCGAGAAGATGCACAGCCTCGACCTCATCGACATGGGCGCCATCCCGGACGACCGCGTCATGTCCGACCTCGAGGGCGACGTGCAGGCAATCGTGCCGACGCACGGCCACCTCGACCACATCGGCGCAATCAGCAAGCTCGCACACCGATACGACGCGCCCATCGTCGCGTCGCCGTTCACGCTCGAACTCGTGAAAGGCCAGATCGAGGGCGAGCAGAAGTTCGGCGTGGACAACGACCTCGTGGAGATGGAGTCCGGCGAGACGATGCAGATCGGCGAGGAGTGCGAACTCGAGTTCGTCCACGTCACCCACTCCATCATCGACGCTATCAACCCCGTCCTCCACACGCCGGAGGGCTCGGTCGTCTACGGGCTCGACAAGCGCATCGACCACGACCCGGTTCTGGAAGACCCCATCGACATGGAGCGGTTCCGGGAAATCGGGCGCGAGGGCGAGGGCGTCCTCTGTTACATCGAGGACTGCACGAACGCCGGCCGGAAGGGCCGCACGCCCTCCGAGAGCGTGGCGCGGCGCCACCTCAAGGACGCGATGCAGAGCATGGAGGACTACGACGGCGGCATCGTCGCCACGACGTTCTCCAGCCACGTCTCCCGGGTGTCCTCGCTGGTGGAGTTCGCGAAGGACATCGGCCGGGAGCCGATTCTGCTCGGCCGCTCGATGGAGCAGTACTCGGGCACCGCCGAGCGCATGGGCCGCGTGAACTTCCCGGACGACCTCGGGATGTTCGGCCACCGCAAGAGCGTCGACCGCGCGTTCAAGCGCGTGATGAACGAGGGCAAGGAGAACTTCCTGCCCATCGTCACGGGCCACCAGGGCGAGCCGCGCGCGATGCTCACCCGCATGGGCCGCGGCGAGACGCCGTACGACATCGAGAACGGTGACAAGGTCATCTTCTCGGCGCGCGTCATCCCGGAACCGACCAACGAGGGCCAGCGCTACCAGAGCGAACAGCTCCTCCGCATGCAGGGCGCGCGCATCTACGACGACATCCACGTCTCCGGCCACCTCCGCGAGGAGGGCCACTACGAGATGATGCAGGCGCTCCAGCCCCAGCACATCATCCCCGCCCACCAGGACATGAAGGGCTTCGCACCGTACGTCAGCCTCGCGGAGAGTCAGGGGTACAAGGTCGGTCGCGACCTCCACGTGACCTCGAACGGCAACACCATCCAGCTCGTCGAGTAG
- the idsA3 gene encoding geranylfarnesyl diphosphate synthase: MSKNAREQAVLGAVRERREKVNAAIDEDLPAQRPERLYEAARYLLEAGGKRLRPAVLLLTAEALADVEPGSTDYREFPDLTGGDVDVMSAAVSIEVIQSFTLIHDDIMDDDDLRRGVPAVHREYDTETAILAGDTLYSKAFEIMLQTGAPPERGMGAMQTLAETCTHICEGQALDVDFETRTDVLPDEYMEMVELKTAVLYAAAASIPAVLLGADDDTVEALYDYGVKAGQAFQIHDDVLDLTVPSEQLGKQRGSDLVEGKKTVISLHAAEHGVDVEDLLDADDPDEVTDADVEAAVEQLREVGSIEYARECADELVAEAKAHLDVLPDNEAHHRLEQVADYLVERGY; this comes from the coding sequence ATGTCCAAGAACGCCCGCGAACAAGCGGTGCTCGGCGCGGTCCGCGAGCGCCGCGAGAAGGTCAACGCCGCTATCGACGAGGACCTCCCGGCGCAGCGCCCCGAGCGCCTCTACGAGGCGGCGCGCTACCTCCTGGAAGCCGGCGGCAAGCGGCTCCGGCCGGCGGTCCTGCTGTTGACCGCGGAGGCGCTGGCGGACGTCGAACCCGGGAGCACGGACTACCGGGAGTTCCCCGACCTGACGGGCGGCGACGTGGACGTGATGTCGGCGGCGGTCTCCATCGAGGTCATCCAGTCGTTCACGCTCATCCACGACGACATCATGGACGACGACGACCTCCGGCGCGGCGTGCCCGCGGTCCACCGCGAGTACGACACGGAGACGGCGATTCTCGCGGGCGACACGCTCTACTCGAAGGCGTTCGAAATCATGCTCCAGACGGGCGCGCCGCCCGAGCGCGGCATGGGCGCGATGCAGACGCTCGCGGAGACCTGCACCCACATCTGCGAGGGACAGGCCCTCGACGTCGACTTCGAGACGCGAACCGACGTCCTCCCCGACGAGTACATGGAGATGGTCGAACTGAAGACCGCGGTGCTGTACGCCGCGGCGGCGTCGATTCCCGCGGTCCTGCTGGGCGCCGACGACGACACCGTCGAGGCGCTGTACGACTACGGCGTCAAGGCCGGGCAGGCGTTCCAGATTCACGACGACGTCCTCGACCTCACGGTCCCCTCCGAACAGCTGGGCAAGCAACGCGGCTCGGACCTCGTCGAGGGCAAGAAGACCGTTATCAGCCTGCACGCGGCCGAACACGGCGTCGACGTCGAGGACCTGCTGGACGCCGACGACCCCGACGAGGTCACCGACGCCGACGTCGAGGCCGCCGTCGAACAGCTTCGGGAGGTCGGCAGCATCGAGTACGCCCGCGAGTGCGCGGACGAACTCGTCGCCGAGGCCAAGGCGCACCTTGACGTGCTCCCGGACAACGAGGCACACCACCGCCTCGAACAGGTCGCGGACTACCTCGTCGAGCGCGGCTACTGA
- a CDS encoding zinc ribbon domain-containing protein yields the protein MSADDSSETAEETPGIDEVYCRNCGEIIDAQAEICPECGVRQRSPDTGAGNDAGIAAVASLLIPGAGQIYLGHLGRGLGFIVGSFVAGLLSIFLIGIPLLLGIWVYAIYDAYHLAEDPERGA from the coding sequence ATGAGCGCCGACGATTCGAGCGAGACGGCCGAGGAGACGCCGGGCATCGACGAGGTCTACTGCCGGAACTGCGGCGAAATCATCGACGCGCAGGCGGAAATCTGTCCGGAGTGTGGCGTGCGCCAGCGCTCGCCGGACACCGGCGCCGGAAACGACGCCGGCATCGCGGCGGTGGCGTCGCTGCTGATTCCGGGCGCGGGCCAAATCTATCTCGGGCACCTCGGGCGCGGCCTCGGCTTCATCGTGGGGTCGTTCGTCGCCGGCCTGCTGTCCATCTTCCTCATCGGCATCCCGCTGCTGCTGGGCATCTGGGTGTACGCCATCTACGACGCCTACCACCTCGCCGAGGACCCCGAGCGCGGCGCGTAG
- a CDS encoding glutamate--tRNA ligase, with translation MDDELRERVRREAETAALFNALKHGSDAQVGAIMGPLMGENPDFRPHGDEIPGVVAPVIEDVNAMDREEKRERLAELAPERVEELDAEDDEDDQVLPDLPHADDYDEIRMRCAPNPNGPWHIGHARMPAVIGTYAEEYDGEFIVRFDDTDPETKRPLLWAYDEILEEIEYLGFEPAEVYRASDRLETYYEHARELIELGGAYTCSCPAGEFSELKNSGEACPHREKDIETVREEFAAMVDGKYDSGEMVLRVKTDIEHKNPALRDWVAFRIIDTPHPREEAEQYRCWPMLDFQSGVDDHLTGVTHIIRGIDLQDSAKRQQFVYDYFDWDYPEVIHWGHVQVDAYDVSMSTSTIRELIDAGDLDGWDDPRAPTLPSVQRRGIRGEAIVDAMVELGTSTSNVDLAMSSVYSNNRDLVDDEAPRQFFVRDGFDDRGSGADDAYAAIEVPVEGGPDSASPPVHPEHEDRGERDIPVADGVLIEEEDLPAVGERVWLKGYGPVRYDGERLAFLDADIDVVREEGVDVVHWVPADDNVEVRLRTMDGDVTGYAEPGFADVDADEVVQFVRVGFARCDRHDADESVAYYAHP, from the coding sequence ATGGACGACGAACTCCGCGAGCGCGTGCGCCGCGAGGCCGAGACCGCGGCGCTGTTCAACGCGCTCAAGCACGGCAGCGACGCCCAGGTCGGCGCCATTATGGGGCCGCTGATGGGCGAGAACCCGGACTTCCGACCGCACGGCGACGAGATTCCCGGCGTGGTCGCGCCCGTCATCGAGGACGTGAACGCGATGGACCGCGAGGAGAAGCGCGAGCGCCTCGCCGAGCTCGCGCCCGAGCGCGTCGAGGAACTCGACGCCGAGGACGACGAAGACGACCAGGTGCTGCCCGACCTCCCGCACGCCGACGACTACGACGAGATTCGGATGCGCTGTGCGCCGAACCCGAACGGCCCGTGGCACATCGGCCACGCGCGGATGCCCGCGGTCATCGGGACGTACGCCGAGGAGTACGACGGCGAGTTCATCGTGCGCTTCGACGACACCGACCCCGAGACCAAGCGCCCGCTGCTGTGGGCGTACGACGAGATTCTCGAGGAAATCGAGTACCTGGGCTTCGAGCCCGCGGAGGTCTACCGCGCGAGCGACCGACTGGAGACGTACTACGAGCACGCCCGCGAGCTCATCGAGCTGGGCGGCGCGTACACGTGTAGCTGTCCGGCCGGCGAGTTCTCCGAACTGAAGAACAGCGGGGAGGCGTGCCCGCACCGCGAGAAGGACATCGAGACGGTCCGCGAGGAGTTCGCGGCGATGGTCGACGGCAAGTACGACTCCGGGGAGATGGTGCTGCGCGTGAAGACCGACATCGAGCACAAGAACCCCGCGCTCCGCGACTGGGTGGCGTTCCGCATCATCGACACCCCCCACCCGCGCGAGGAGGCCGAGCAGTACCGCTGCTGGCCGATGCTGGACTTCCAGTCCGGCGTCGACGACCACCTCACCGGCGTCACGCACATCATCCGCGGCATCGACCTGCAGGATTCCGCGAAGCGCCAGCAGTTCGTCTACGACTACTTCGACTGGGACTACCCCGAGGTCATCCACTGGGGCCACGTGCAGGTCGACGCCTACGACGTCTCGATGTCCACGTCGACCATCCGCGAACTCATCGACGCGGGCGACCTCGACGGCTGGGACGACCCGCGCGCGCCGACGCTCCCGAGCGTCCAGCGCCGCGGCATCCGCGGGGAGGCCATCGTGGACGCGATGGTCGAACTCGGCACGTCCACAAGCAACGTCGACCTCGCGATGTCCTCGGTCTACTCGAACAACCGCGACCTCGTGGACGACGAGGCGCCCCGGCAGTTCTTCGTCCGGGACGGCTTCGACGACCGCGGCAGCGGCGCCGACGATGCGTACGCCGCCATCGAGGTGCCGGTGGAGGGCGGCCCGGACAGCGCGAGTCCGCCCGTTCACCCCGAGCACGAGGACCGCGGCGAGCGCGACATCCCCGTCGCGGACGGCGTCCTCATCGAGGAGGAGGACCTGCCGGCGGTCGGCGAGCGCGTCTGGCTGAAGGGGTACGGCCCCGTGCGCTACGACGGCGAGCGATTGGCGTTCCTCGACGCGGACATCGACGTCGTCCGCGAGGAGGGCGTCGACGTCGTCCACTGGGTGCCCGCCGACGACAACGTCGAAGTCCGCCTGCGGACGATGGACGGCGACGTCACGGGCTACGCCGAACCCGGGTTCGCGGACGTCGACGCGGACGAGGTCGTGCAGTTCGTGCGCGTCGGGTTCGCGCGCTGTGACCGCCACGACGCCGACGAGTCGGTCGCGTACTACGCACACCCCTAG
- a CDS encoding DUF456 family protein: MDPLVAVAFVLLAAGVVGSVLPLLPSGLLSLAGVLAYWWTTGEPGLLLLAVLVGLAVVAALVDWLAGFVGARAGGTDTRTAALAGVVGFALMLPGGPLGLLLGVAATVFVIEFRASNDLPGSARRAGYATVGVLASAGMQVVLTTAVFAVVAWLQFA; the protein is encoded by the coding sequence ATGGACCCGCTGGTCGCTGTCGCGTTCGTGCTCCTCGCCGCCGGCGTCGTGGGGAGCGTCCTTCCCCTCCTGCCGAGCGGCCTGCTCTCGCTGGCCGGCGTCCTCGCCTACTGGTGGACGACCGGCGAGCCCGGACTCCTCCTGCTCGCGGTGCTGGTCGGTCTCGCAGTCGTCGCCGCGCTCGTCGACTGGCTCGCCGGCTTCGTCGGCGCTCGCGCCGGTGGGACGGACACGCGGACCGCGGCGCTGGCGGGCGTCGTCGGCTTCGCCCTCATGCTCCCCGGCGGCCCGCTCGGACTCCTGCTCGGCGTCGCAGCGACCGTCTTCGTTATCGAATTTCGCGCGAGTAACGACCTTCCCGGGAGCGCGCGGCGCGCCGGCTACGCGACTGTCGGGGTACTCGCGTCCGCAGGAATGCAGGTCGTGTTGACGACGGCCGTGTTCGCGGTCGTCGCGTGGCTCCAGTTCGCCTAG
- the tmcA gene encoding tRNA(Met) cytidine acetyltransferase TmcA, translating into MVVEAARRLHEEARSVNERRVLVLAGDHEACLSAADRVLDALPIPLTGTTLVSARDALACEQVGPRNADELLGTTRDAVVFDAHEDCRPNALGRVVGAVDGGGLLLVLAPPLAEWPARRDGFDEGLAVPPFDVADVAGRFRRRLVATLRAHPGIAIYDADADELERDGLTEPAPRLAEPLPEPPDDCAFPREAYAACLTGDQMDALAAFEELRDPPAAVVAEADRGRGKSSAAGLAAACLAREGLDVLVTAPGRRSASELFARARELLADLDALAADDEPIETDGGGRIRFAKPPEAATLPDDPDAVFADEAAAIPVRLLESLLDCERLAFTTTVHGYEGAGRGFDVRFRDRLADTDHEVTDATLAQPIRYAAGDPVEVWAFRALGLDARPAVNPLVADATTERVTYEALTPEDLLADENLLRETFGLLVYAHYRTEPNDLARLLDAPNLAVRALLHDGHVVSVALLAREGGLDADLRAAMYEGERVKGNMIPDVLTSQLRDEDAAIPVGYRVMRIATHHAARSRGLGSLLLGELRREFERDADWLGVGYGATPELLSFWCANGYATVHLSTTRNDTSGEYSAVMLDPLSHLGERLHDRHADWFSARIPDVLADALDDLDPDVARAALRACNADQTLDLSASSWRVVAGAAHGPGMYSVDPAPFRRLARHHLVAGDADLLDAREQRLLVAKLLQARPWDDVADELGFHSTSQAMRALGDALRPLVEAYGTDAAQAELARFTDED; encoded by the coding sequence ATGGTCGTCGAGGCCGCGCGAAGACTCCACGAAGAGGCTCGCTCCGTCAACGAGCGCCGCGTGCTCGTCCTCGCGGGCGACCACGAGGCGTGCCTGTCGGCGGCCGACCGCGTCCTCGACGCGCTCCCGATTCCGCTGACGGGGACGACGCTCGTCTCCGCGCGCGACGCGCTCGCCTGCGAGCAGGTCGGCCCGCGGAACGCCGACGAACTCCTCGGCACCACGCGGGATGCCGTCGTCTTCGACGCCCACGAGGACTGCCGACCGAACGCGCTCGGGCGCGTCGTCGGCGCCGTGGACGGCGGCGGCCTCCTGCTCGTGCTCGCGCCGCCGCTGGCCGAGTGGCCCGCGCGCCGCGACGGCTTCGACGAGGGGCTGGCGGTGCCGCCGTTCGACGTCGCGGACGTCGCCGGGCGCTTCCGCCGCCGGCTCGTCGCGACGCTGCGCGCTCATCCCGGCATCGCAATCTACGACGCGGACGCCGACGAACTCGAACGGGACGGCCTGACCGAGCCCGCGCCCCGTCTCGCCGAACCGCTCCCGGAGCCGCCCGACGACTGCGCGTTCCCCCGCGAGGCGTACGCGGCGTGTCTCACGGGCGACCAGATGGACGCGCTCGCGGCGTTCGAAGAACTGCGCGACCCACCGGCCGCCGTGGTCGCGGAGGCCGACCGCGGCCGCGGGAAGTCCAGTGCGGCCGGCCTCGCAGCCGCGTGCCTCGCACGCGAGGGCCTCGACGTGCTCGTCACCGCGCCGGGCCGCCGCAGCGCCAGCGAACTGTTCGCGAGGGCACGCGAACTACTCGCGGACCTCGACGCGCTCGCCGCCGACGACGAGCCAATCGAGACGGACGGGGGCGGACGGATTCGGTTCGCGAAACCGCCGGAGGCCGCAACCCTCCCGGACGACCCCGACGCCGTCTTCGCCGACGAGGCCGCGGCGATTCCGGTGCGGTTGCTCGAATCGCTGCTGGACTGCGAGCGCCTCGCGTTCACCACGACCGTCCACGGCTACGAGGGCGCGGGCCGCGGGTTCGACGTGCGCTTCCGGGACCGGCTCGCCGACACCGACCACGAGGTCACCGACGCGACGCTCGCACAGCCGATTCGGTACGCCGCCGGCGACCCCGTGGAGGTGTGGGCGTTCCGTGCGCTCGGCCTCGACGCCCGGCCCGCCGTCAACCCGCTCGTCGCGGACGCGACGACGGAGCGCGTCACCTACGAGGCGCTCACTCCCGAGGACCTCCTCGCGGACGAGAATCTGCTCCGGGAGACGTTCGGCCTGCTCGTGTACGCCCACTACCGCACCGAACCGAACGACCTCGCGCGCCTGCTCGACGCCCCGAACCTCGCGGTGCGTGCGCTCCTCCACGACGGCCACGTCGTCTCGGTCGCGCTGCTCGCGCGCGAGGGCGGCCTCGACGCGGACCTCCGCGCGGCGATGTACGAGGGCGAGCGCGTGAAGGGGAACATGATACCGGACGTCCTGACCAGCCAGCTCCGCGACGAGGACGCCGCGATTCCCGTGGGCTACCGCGTGATGCGAATCGCCACCCACCACGCCGCCCGCTCCCGCGGACTGGGCTCCCTCCTGCTCGGCGAGCTCCGCCGCGAGTTCGAGCGCGACGCCGACTGGCTCGGCGTCGGCTACGGCGCGACGCCCGAACTGCTGTCGTTCTGGTGCGCGAACGGCTACGCGACGGTCCACCTCTCGACCACCCGCAACGACACCAGCGGCGAGTACTCCGCGGTGATGCTCGACCCGCTCTCGCACCTCGGCGAGCGACTCCACGACCGCCACGCCGACTGGTTCTCGGCCCGCATCCCGGACGTCCTCGCGGACGCGCTGGACGACCTCGACCCGGACGTCGCGCGCGCCGCGCTCCGCGCCTGCAATGCGGACCAGACGCTCGACCTCTCGGCGTCGTCGTGGCGCGTCGTCGCCGGCGCGGCCCACGGCCCCGGGATGTACAGCGTCGACCCCGCGCCGTTCCGCCGACTCGCCCGCCACCACCTCGTCGCCGGCGACGCCGACCTGCTCGACGCCCGCGAACAGCGCCTGCTCGTCGCGAAACTCCTGCAGGCGCGGCCGTGGGACGACGTAGCGGACGAACTCGGCTTCCACTCCACGAGTCAGGCGATGCGCGCGCTCGGCGACGCGCTCCGCCCGCTCGTGGAGGCCTACGGCACCGACGCCGCGCAGGCGGAACTCGCGCGGTTCACCGACGAAGACTAA
- the rpl7ae gene encoding 50S ribosomal protein L7Ae, with protein MPVYVDYDVPADLQERALESLEVARDTGTVKKGTNETTKAVERGNADLVFVAEDVSPEEIVMHLPELAEEKGIQVVFVETQDELGNAAGLEVGSAAAAVTDAGDAEGDVEDISTKIEDLQ; from the coding sequence ATGCCAGTGTACGTAGACTACGACGTTCCAGCAGACCTCCAGGAACGAGCCCTCGAATCGCTCGAAGTGGCTCGTGACACGGGTACAGTCAAGAAGGGTACCAACGAGACGACCAAAGCCGTCGAGCGCGGCAACGCGGACCTCGTGTTCGTCGCGGAGGACGTCTCCCCCGAGGAGATCGTGATGCACCTCCCCGAGCTCGCCGAGGAGAAGGGCATCCAGGTCGTCTTCGTCGAGACGCAGGACGAACTCGGCAACGCCGCCGGCCTCGAAGTCGGCAGCGCCGCCGCGGCCGTCACGGACGCCGGTGACGCCGAGGGCGACGTCGAGGACATCTCGACCAAGATCGAGGACCTCCAGTAA
- a CDS encoding 30S ribosomal protein S28e: protein MSAEETEEEGSTPAEVIEVVGKTGMHGEAMQVKCRIQEGSNQGRIITRNVLGPVRVGDVLQLKETAREADSIGGQ, encoded by the coding sequence ATGAGTGCAGAGGAAACTGAAGAAGAGGGCTCCACGCCCGCCGAAGTCATCGAGGTCGTCGGCAAGACCGGGATGCACGGCGAGGCGATGCAGGTGAAGTGCCGCATTCAAGAGGGCTCCAACCAGGGACGCATCATCACGCGAAACGTCCTCGGTCCCGTCCGCGTGGGCGACGTCCTCCAGCTCAAGGAGACGGCCCGCGAGGCGGACTCCATCGGTGGTCAGTAA
- a CDS encoding 50S ribosomal protein L24e, producing MVQTRTCDYCGDDIEPGTGTMFVHNDGSTTHFCSAKCEKNADLGREPRDVEWTEEEAEVEE from the coding sequence ATGGTCCAGACACGCACCTGTGACTACTGCGGCGACGACATCGAACCCGGTACGGGGACGATGTTCGTCCACAACGACGGCAGCACAACCCACTTCTGCTCCGCGAAGTGCGAGAAGAACGCGGACCTCGGTCGCGAACCGCGCGACGTCGAGTGGACCGAGGAAGAGGCAGAGGTCGAAGAATGA
- the ndk gene encoding nucleoside-diphosphate kinase has product MSHHDERTFVMVKPDGVQRGLIGDVVSRLEDKGLKMVGGKFMQISEELAHEHYGEHEGKPFFDGLVEFITSGPVFAMVWEGADATRQVRRMMGATDPQEAAPGTIRGDYGNDLGQNIIHGSDHEDPGANEREIELFFDEDELVDYELDAATWVYEDAGDH; this is encoded by the coding sequence ATGAGCCACCACGACGAGCGCACGTTCGTGATGGTCAAGCCCGACGGCGTCCAGCGCGGCCTCATCGGCGACGTCGTCTCGCGGCTCGAGGACAAGGGCCTGAAGATGGTGGGCGGGAAGTTCATGCAGATTAGCGAGGAGCTCGCCCACGAGCACTACGGCGAACACGAGGGCAAGCCGTTCTTCGACGGCCTCGTGGAGTTCATCACGTCCGGCCCCGTCTTCGCGATGGTCTGGGAGGGCGCGGACGCCACCCGTCAGGTTCGCCGGATGATGGGCGCGACGGACCCGCAGGAGGCGGCTCCGGGCACCATCCGCGGCGACTACGGCAACGACCTCGGTCAGAACATCATCCACGGCAGCGACCACGAGGACCCCGGCGCGAACGAGCGCGAAATCGAGCTGTTCTTCGACGAGGACGAACTCGTCGACTACGAGCTCGACGCGGCGACGTGGGTCTACGAGGACGCCGGCGACCACTAA
- a CDS encoding APC family permease produces the protein MSTEHADQTGELGLLAATAIGVGTMIAAGVFVLSGLAVANVGAVAVVSFVLAALVGSVTALAYAEFATVYPENGGAYTYVYHALDGEWTYLVGWAMSLGYPASAAFYMVSFSRWTERFLYGIFGVPAWLPGWALGLAVFAGIVALNVLGTKETGVFQIVVTVLKVALVVVFVYGGLRAWQTDVVVASFADHATAFGETLSTAALVFITFFGFEAIATNAGEIRDPERTVPKAIFLSIGVVVALYVLVVLSVVFAVNDPAFVAFLVEHTGLASAANVRSFLAANGELVMGQAAWYFLGRVGFYVVVAGALFSMVSATNATVMAGSRVKQAMARRDQLPSDLADRHRRFDTPYRAVLLTGALGAGLFLAFGVLFAQSSPLPAGVPLVGALGVEALTHFADFMLLAGLVGVNVAVVYSRRKRPDAQRRFEVPLVPWLPAIGALSTLALLVNVRVESLALGVLAVAVGVVLQQLGVTTDGTE, from the coding sequence ATGAGCACCGAGCACGCTGACCAGACCGGCGAACTCGGACTGCTCGCGGCGACCGCCATCGGCGTCGGCACGATGATTGCCGCGGGCGTGTTCGTGCTCTCCGGGCTGGCGGTCGCGAACGTCGGCGCGGTCGCGGTCGTCTCGTTCGTGCTCGCGGCGCTGGTCGGCTCGGTCACCGCGCTGGCGTACGCCGAGTTCGCCACCGTCTACCCCGAGAACGGCGGCGCGTACACGTACGTCTACCACGCCCTCGACGGCGAGTGGACGTACCTCGTCGGCTGGGCGATGAGCCTCGGCTACCCCGCCAGCGCCGCCTTCTACATGGTGAGCTTCTCCCGGTGGACCGAGCGGTTCCTCTACGGCATCTTCGGCGTGCCCGCGTGGCTGCCCGGCTGGGCGCTCGGGCTCGCGGTGTTCGCCGGCATCGTCGCACTGAACGTCCTCGGGACGAAGGAGACCGGCGTCTTCCAGATTGTCGTCACGGTCCTGAAGGTCGCGCTCGTCGTCGTGTTCGTCTACGGCGGCCTGCGGGCGTGGCAGACGGACGTGGTCGTCGCCTCGTTCGCCGACCACGCCACCGCGTTCGGGGAGACGCTGTCAACGGCCGCGCTCGTGTTCATCACGTTCTTCGGGTTCGAAGCTATCGCGACCAACGCCGGCGAAATCCGCGACCCCGAGCGCACCGTCCCCAAGGCCATCTTCCTCAGCATCGGCGTCGTCGTCGCGCTGTACGTGCTCGTCGTCCTGTCGGTCGTCTTCGCGGTCAACGACCCGGCGTTCGTGGCGTTCCTCGTCGAGCACACCGGGTTGGCGAGCGCGGCGAACGTCCGGTCGTTCCTCGCCGCCAACGGCGAACTCGTCATGGGGCAGGCGGCGTGGTACTTCCTCGGCCGCGTCGGGTTCTACGTCGTCGTCGCGGGCGCGCTGTTCTCGATGGTGTCCGCGACCAACGCCACCGTCATGGCGGGGTCCCGGGTGAAGCAAGCGATGGCGCGCCGCGACCAACTCCCGAGCGACCTCGCGGACCGCCACCGCCGCTTCGACACGCCGTACCGCGCGGTCCTGCTCACGGGCGCGCTCGGCGCCGGTCTCTTCCTCGCGTTCGGCGTCCTGTTCGCTCAGTCGTCCCCGCTGCCCGCCGGCGTTCCGCTGGTCGGCGCGCTCGGGGTCGAAGCGCTCACCCACTTCGCGGACTTCATGCTGCTGGCCGGGCTCGTCGGCGTCAACGTCGCCGTCGTCTACTCGCGGCGCAAGCGCCCGGACGCCCAGCGGCGCTTCGAGGTGCCGCTGGTGCCGTGGCTCCCCGCTATCGGCGCGCTCAGCACGCTCGCGCTCCTCGTGAACGTGCGTGTCGAGAGCCTCGCGCTCGGCGTGCTCGCGGTCGCCGTCGGCGTCGTGCTCCAGCAACTCGGCGTGACGACGGACGGAACGGAGTAG